In the Sporohalobacter salinus genome, AATCACCATGTTGTAAATCTATTTCCCCACGGATACGTTCACCATCTTGGACTACTACTTTTCCAGGTACTCCTACTACAGTAGTATTCTCAGGTACCGGTTTTAATACTACTGCTCCGGCACCTATCTTAGCATTATCACCAATTTCTATTGAACCCAATACTTTAGCTCCCGCGCTAACCATTACATTATCTCCCAATGTGGGATGACGTTTACCGCTTTCTTTACCAGTCCCGCCAAGAGTCACTCCCTGATAGAGTGTAACATTATCGCCAATCTCAGTAGTCTCCCCAATCACTACTCCCATTCCGTGATCAACAAAAAATCCATTACCGATCTCAGCACCAGGATGAATTTCAATACCAGTCAAAAAACGACTAAATTGAGAAATAATTCTGGCAACCAATAGGAAATTATTATTCTGAAACCAGTGAGCAATCCTATGCATAATAATGGCATGCAGGCCTGAATAAGTTAATAATACTTCTACTAAACTTCTTGCTGCTGGATCTCGGTCAAAAACAGCGTCAATATCAGCTTTAATTGTCTTTAACATCTTACTCTTCTCCCTCCTTATTAACTTAATACTCAGATATCAAATTCTTCAAATAAATAAAGCCCTTACGCTCTATAGTAGTTAACTACAGAGACGTAAGGGGCGCGGTTCCACTCTGTTTAATCAGATTAGAAATCTAACCTGATTCACTCAAAGTAATTAACGCTTACTAAACGTTATATCCTACTTGCAATTTCAGATATACAGCTTACAGATGCATTTCAGTTAGTATAATGAAAATGCTTTCAGCCTTCGGCATTTTCTCTCTAATTTAATTACCAACTTACTTAATCCTGATTACAGCCTTTAAAATAATTTAATTCAATTATAAGTTTAAACTAAATCAAGAGCTTTATCAAGTCGATTTATTGTCTCTTCTTTACCTAAAATAGAAACAACCTTATATAATTCCGGGCCTGAACCTTTGCCCGTTAAAGCATAACGAGCAGGATGATAAAATAATCTACCTCCAACTGGTAAGTCATTCAAAATAGACCTCATTTCTTCTAAAATTACATCCGGACTATAATCATCTAAAGAAGCTAAACGCTCTTTTAAAGTCTCTAATACTAAATCAACATCCTCCTGCTGAAAACATTCTACAGCTTCTTGTCTATCTTTATATTCTAACTCACCAAAGAAAATATCTACATGATCTGTAATCTGAGCTACATAATCTAAAGAATCACGAACCACATCTACTATCTGAACTACATAATCATACTCTTCATCACTCAACTCATCATTAATATAATCCTCTTCTTGCAAGTAAGGAATAGCTAAATCTACTATTCTATCTAGTTTTGCTTCTCTAATATGATGTCCATTCATCCAATCTAATTTTTCTACATCAAAAACAGATGGACTATTATTTACTCTCTCCATTGAAAAGTTATTTATTATCTCTTCTACAGTAAATAATTCTTGATCATCCGCTGAAGACCATCCCAATAAAGCTAAAAAGTTAATTAACGCTTCGGGGAGATAACCCTTCTTGCGATATTCACTAACATAAACATAAGCTTCTCCACTCCGTTTACTTAACTTAGATTTATCTGAGCCTAGAATCATTGGTAAATGAGCAAAATCCGGTGCTGCCCAGTCTAAAGCATTATAAATCAAAAGCTGTTTTGGAGTGTTGGATAAATGATCCTCTCCGCGAATTACATGAGTGATTTCCATTAAGTGGTCATCAACCACCACCGCAAAATTATAGGTTGGTATTCCGTCTGACTTTACAATTACAAAATCATCTAAAACTTCACTACTAAATTCTACTTCGCCATGAACTAAGTCATTAACTATAATTTTTCTTTCTTCAGGCAGCTTAAATCTAACAGCTGGTTCTCTTCCCTCAGCTTCCAATTGCTTTCTTTCCTCTTCAGATAAATTACGACATTTACCATTATATTTAGGAGGTTTACCTTTAGCTTTTGCTTCTTCTCTCATTTCATCCAATTCTTCATCGGTACAATAACAGTAGTAGGCTTTATCTTCTTCAATTAATTTCTCTATGTATTTTTCATATATATCAAGTCTATTACTTTGACGATATGGGCCATAATCACCACCAGCTCGCACACCTTCATCCCAATCAAGGCCAAGCCAGTCTGTTTCTTGCAGAATAATCTCTTCAAATTCAGTAGTAGAACGCTTCTTATCAGTATCCTCAATCCTCAAAACTGTAGTTCCATTATGTTTCCTAGCATATAACCAAGTAAATAAAGCAGTACGAATATTACCAATATGAATCTGTCCAGTAGGACTTGGTGCAAATCTTACTCTAATATCACTCATTGGCTTCCCCTTCCTATTAACTTAATTAATTTAACAAGAATGACTAATCACAAATATTATAAACTAAATTATTAATTATTACACAAGAGAGGTTCTAATCTAATACTTAGATTATACTTGTACCCAATGCTATCTGATCAGGACCATCAACTAACGCATGACCAAACTTTCCAAACACAGAAACAGCTACTTTCCCTTCACCTCGAACAATAGCTACTTTAAAGCCACCGCCTAAGCCAGGATTAATCAAATTCAACTGATTATAGGCATCTCTTACAGCATTAGAGATAGCTACTTTTTCTTTAGCCCGCTCTTTGATCACCTTACGAGCAATAGCTGCTACTGTAGCGCTTTCTCTTAATTTAATAGGCAAGTCTTCAGAATTAGCTCCTGTCTGGGTAATAGCTGCCTTATAGCCATAGCCTTTAATTTTATCTAACCAATAATTTTCATACTCTCTACTTCTAGTCATAGATAAATAAATAGCTGAACTTTCTGGGCTTATTTTAGCAGTATTTTCTTCCTTCATATAACCCGATACTATATCATCAACAGTTACAATCCCTACTAGCTCCTCTTCTTTATTAAAAACAGGTACTCCTCCAATCTTATTATCCGAAACTATCTGGGCAACTTCCTGAATGCTCTGTGTTTGATAGACTTCAATCAAATCGGTAGTCATAATCTCTTTGGCTTTAAGATTAAAATCTCGCTCTTTAACTAAATCACCATCTGTAATCATTCCTACTACTTCTCCTGAATCATTTTCTACTATTAATCGTCCAATATCATTGACTGTCATAATTCTTTCTGCCTCTGAAATAGTTGCATTCTGATTAACTGTAATTACATCTTCAATCATTATATCTTTAACTATCATAATCAACACCCCTTCTCTTTCTTCATATTTAATTATACCTGCTCTAAACTAACTATAGCTTGAGCTGCAATCCCTTTTTCATTTCCTATATATCCCAAACCCTCCGTTGTAGTAGCTTTTAAATTAAGTTGGAATAAAGATAGATTTAATATTTCAGCAATTTTTTCTTTCATCTTGTCTAAATAAGGAGCTAATCTGGGTTTTTGAGCAATAATAGTAGCATCTAAATTAATAATGGAATACTCATTATCCTTTAACAAAGAATTAACTTCTAATAAAAGTTCCAAACTGGAAATCCCTTTATAAGCTAAATCTGAATCTGGAAAATGCTTGCCAATATCTCCAGCTCCCATGGCTCCTAACAGCGCATCCATAACTGCATGTAATAAAACATCAGCATCAGAATGGCCTTTCAACCCAGAATTAAAATCTATTTTGACGCCTCCTAGAATTAATTCTTCACCACTTACCAATCGATGGACATCATAACCGATTCCAACTCTCATTGCATCCTCCTTTTTATAATTGCCTCTGCGTTAATTAAATCTATGGGAGTAGTTACCTTGAAATTTTCATAACTCCCTCTTATTAACTTAACTTTTTGATCTAATCTTTCAACTAACATTGAGGTGTCTGTTCCACTAATGCCTTCTGCTATTGCTTTATTATACGCCTCAAATACTAAGCTATACTCAAAAACTTGCGGAGTTTGAATTGCCCATAATTTATCTCTAACAGGAGTCTTTTCTACATAACCATTACTATCTATCTTTTTAATTGTATCTTTTACGGGCACGGCTACTCCTACTGCTTTATAATTCTTTACTTGATTAATAGATTCATGTAGAGTATCTTTAGTCAAAAGCGGTCTGGCTCCATCATGAATTAAGATATAATTAGCATTATCAACTGACTGAAGTCCATTATAAACTGATTCTTGCCTGCTTTGCCCTCCCTTAATAAGAGCACTCACCTTATCATAATTATATTTATTAATTACTTCTTGCCGACAATAATCCATTTCATCCTCTCGAACAACGACAATAATTTCTGTTATTAAATCGGATTTCTGAAACACTCCTAAAGTATGAGCCAAAACCGGTTTATCGAGCAAGGAAAGATACTGTTTATTTAGTTTGCTATTCATTCTCTTTCCCTGTCCAGCTGCGGGAATAATAGCTGCTATTGATTCCATTCGATTTAGTCACCTGTCTTTAATATTAATATTATGTCTTAAAAATTCAACTTGTTAACTTTATAAAAATCATTAATATTAGAAAATATTATAAATATAATTATAATTGCTAAAAACAACTTAATTATAAAGCCTGTTCAGATACTTTGGGCTTAGCAAAAATCATTCGTCCAGCTGCCGTCTGTAATACACTAGTTACTAATACGTCTATTTCATCGCCTATATGTTGTTTTCCTTCATCTACTACAATCATAGTTCCATCATCTAAATAACCTACACCCTGCCCAGGCTCTTTACCTTGTTTGATTATTTCAACAGTCATCTCTTCTCCTGGCAAAACTACTGGCTTTACTGCATTAGCCAGCTCATTAATATTTAAAACTGATACTCCTTGTAACTCTGATACTTTATTTAAGTTATAATCGTTGGTTATTACTTTTCCACCAAGTACCTTTGCTAGTTTAACCAATTTACTGTCTACTTCATCTATGTCCTCAAAATCACCTTCATAAATTTCTACTGGTATATCTAATTCTTTCTGCATCTTATTTAAGATCTCAAGACCTCGACGACCTCGATTTCGCTTTAATATATCAGATGAATCAGCTATATGCTGTAATTCTTCTAGGACAAATTCAGGAATAACAAATACTCCATCAATAAAATCAGTCTGGCAGATATCTGCTATTCTACCATCGATAATTACACTAGTATCAAGAATTTTACAAGGCGCTTCTAATTCTTGTTCTTCTTCATCACTACTAGTACTAGATAAGAGCTTATCTTTATTGAATACATTTGGAATACTCTCGAATAATTTGAAAAACTCTTCTCGCTTCTTTATAGCTAAATTAACACCTAAATAGCCTAAAACTAAATTCACCAACACTTGTAAAGAAAGTCCAAACTGTGGTATAGAAGACAGAGGAAAAGCAAATATCAAAAGAATCCCAATTACCAAACCGATTATTAAACCTGCAGTTCCAGCAACTACATCTTGAAAAGGAATTCGTTCCAATTTATCCTCAAAATTCAAGACAACCTGAAATAATCTTTCAACTGCTACCGGTAATAAAAAATATCCTATGAGACCTCCAATTACTATCCCATAAATCTGATTACTAGTTAATAATTGATCTATAGTATCTAAATTAAAATTAAATTTTTCTGCTAGGCCCAATACTTCAATAATCTGATAACCAATTACCGCTCCTAAAATAGTACATATTCCACGCCAAATTCGTTTCAACATTCTGTCACCTCCCTTCAAGCAATTAAACGCCAGGCAGCCCTGACGCCATTACTCTTCATCATCTTCACCTTCTTCATCATTATCAAAAAAGATTTCATCAATCTCTTCTTCAATCTCTTCTTTATCTTTATCTTCTGCTAAAACTAATTCACTAATTAAAATCTGTCTTGAATTACTTAACATCTTCTTTTCTCCAGTAGATAAACCTTTTTCTATATCTCGCAGAGTAAGATTTCTAACTACCTCTGCTACTTCAAAAATATCACCACTTTTAATCTTTTCTGTATTAGCTCTATATCTTCGATTCCAGTTTTGAGACATTTCACTCTTTTCACCTGTCAATACTTGAAATACATCATCTACTCTATCTGCACTTATAACTTCTCTAATTCCAATATCTTCTACATTATCCTTCGGAATCATCACTCGCATTTCTCCGATAGGTAATTCCATAACATAATACTTCTTAGTTTCACCTAAAACTTCTTTTTCTTCGATATCAGTAATAGTCCCAGCGCCGTGATTCGGATAAACTATTTTATCGCCGGCTTCAAACATTAATACCCCTCCATTCAAAACATAATAACCCTATCATATTATATCATGTTTTATTGAGAAGATCAATTAATACATTCTCTGTTCCAATAAAGACTGATCTCGTAGACGCTTCAATCCTTCTTTGATAGCTTGAGCCCTGACTTCTCCAACACCATCAACATCATCTAATTCATCTATAGATGCATTTAAGATAGCCTGAAAATCACTAAAACTATCAACTAAATTTTCAATTACCGGCATCGGTAATCTAGGAATTTTACGCAATAATCTATATCCACGCGGAGAAACAGATAAATCTAATACACTCATATTTCCACCATAGCCTAGTCTTTTACTAATAGTTGTAAGACTAACTAAATCATCAGAGGCAAAATCAGATATATTAGTTAAAATATCTTCTGGAGAGTTGATTATATTCTCATCATCTACCTCTTCATCCTCAGTATCATCATCTAATTCAATCTGTGATTGAGTAATATAATCTTTAATTAATAAGATTCCTTCGTCCTTTACATTAGCCAATAACTCTTCTAATTGCATATTAATTAAGCGTCCTTCAGTACCTAATTCTCGAATATATCTTTCAATCTCTTTTCCAATTCTTAATACCATCTCTGTGCGCTGTAGAACTGTTGCTACTTCCGATACTGTAACTAAATCTTGAAATTCTAAAGCACTTAATTTATTCAAAGTCTGATCTAATACACTTCTATATTTTTCTAATGTTTGAATAGCCTGATTAGCCTTAGCTAAAATAACTCTAATATCTTCAAGAACATACTTTTCTTCACTTTTATATAAAGAAATTATATCTCGACGTTGAGAAATTGAAATGACTAATTCTCCAGTCTGCTTAGCCACACGTTCAGCTGTTCGATGCCTTGTTCCTGTCTCTGTTGATGAAAGTTCAGGATCAGGAACTAATTGGGCATTAGCACATAAAATCCGTTCACAGTCACTACTTAATACAATAGCTCCGTCCATTTTAGCCAATTCATATAACCTTGCTGCTGTCAGCTCACTATTGATATTAAAACCACCATCTACTATACCTAACACTTCTTCACTATCACCAACTACTATCAGTCCACCAGTTTTAGCCCGTAATATATTCTCCAACCCTTCTCTAAAGGGAGTTCCCGGTGCCAAAAATTCAAGAACTTCTTTAAACTCATCATGTTCTCGTTCCACTTTGGCTATTCACCTCCTAAAATTAAATCCAATACATCAGAAACCTGCTCAATCCCGAAAATTTCTATTTCTAAATCATCTACATCTAATTCCAAAGATGATAGATTACCTTCAGGAATTATAAACTGATTAAAGCCGAGCTTTCTAGCTTCATGAATTCTATTTTCTATTCTGCTAACTGCCCTTACCTCTCCTGCAAGGCCTATTTCTCCCAAAACTAATAAATCGTCCGGTAAAGCCAAATCACGAAAACTAGAAATGATAGCCACAGCAATACCTAAATCAATCCCCGGTTCTTCTATCTGCATACCTCCCGCAACATTTATATTAATATCTTCTCCTTGTAAATAAAGTCCCAGATGCTTTTCTAATACTGCTAAGATCAAAGAAACACGCCTGTGATCTACCCCAGAAGTCATTCGGGTTGGAGAACCATAATTAGCTGTGCTAGTCAAGGCTTGTACTTCAACTAATATAGGTCTTGTTCCTTCTAAACAAGGCACAATTACTGAACCCGGAACCCCTTTAGGGCGTTCAGTAATAAAGTGTTGAGAAGGATTAAGTACTTCTATCAACCCTTTCTGTTTCATTTCAAAAATACCTATTTCATTAGTAGAGCCATAACGATTCTTAGCTGAACGCAAGATACGATACAGCTGTTGTTGTTCATTATCAAAATAAAGGACAACATCAACCATATGTTCAAGCATCTTAGGGCCAGCAATAGAACCCTCTTTTGTTACATGTCCTACTAAAAAAACAGGTATACCCTCTGTCTTAGCTAACCTCATCAGTTTTCCAGTACATTCCCGAACTTGTTTTACACTACCAGGCACTGAATCATAATCAGGATCATAAATTGTCTGAATTGAATCTACAATTACCAATTCAGGATCTAAATCCTTAACTTCCTCTTCTATAGTAAAGTAATCAGTTGCCGTAAATACATAAAGATCAGAATTGCTAACCTGTAACCTATCTGCCCTCAATTTCACTTGATGCTTTGATTCTTCTGCTGACACATATAATACTTTCCCATATTTACTACCTATTTGATGAGAAAGCTGTAATAAAAGTGTTGACTTTCCTGTTCCAGGTGCTCCACCAATTAAAATTAATGACCCCGGAACAATTCCCCCACCTAAAACACGATTTAACTCACTAATTCCCGTTTTTAACCGATTAGTGGTCGCGGTAGTAATTTGATCAATCTGTTGGGATTTATTTCCTGTTTTTATTTTTACTTTCTTTTGTTTTTTCTTTTTTTCCTCTTTTTTATCATATATTTTTTCTACTAAGGTATTCCAGCTACCACAACCAGCACATTGACCATTCCATTTCAAAGCTTCATAACCACACTCTTCACACACATATCTTACTTTCTTTTTTGCCACTCTTTATCACCTAAAATTAATTTCTTTAGTTACTAAACTTAAATTTTATTATAACATTTTTAAACAAATTTAACAAGTAATATATAAATTAAGCAGAGGGAATATTCCCTCTGCTTAAAACACTTAATTATGCTTCAGTGAAAATTAGATTTTCATTTTCGTCAATATCTACCTTAATGTTATCACCAGCACTAAATTCACCAGCTATTAATTTTTCAGAAAGAGGATTTTCTATCAACCTACGAATAGTTCGTTTAAGAGGTCTAGCTCCAAACTCTTTATCGAATCCTTTTTCCGCAAGTACTTCTTTAGCTTCATCAGTTACTTCTATCGTAATTTCTTTTTCATTTAATCGTTCAAAGACATCCTCTAACATTAAGTCAATAATATCTTTAAGATGCTCCAATTCTAAAGCATGGAAGACAATTGTTTCATCCAAGCGATTTAAAAATTCAGGTCTAAACTTTTTCTTCAACTCAGAAGTTACCTTTTCTTTCATCCGCTGATAAGAACTTTCAGCATTTTCTTCTGATGTCATAAAGCCAACACCAGATTGATTTTCAATTAAATTTGCTCCCACATTAGACGTCATAATAATAATTGTATTCTTAAAGTCTACAGTCCTACCTTGAGCATCTGTCAACTGCCCATCTTCTAACATCTGCAACAAAATATTAAAGACTTCTGGATGAGCTTTTTCAATTTCATCTAATAAAATCACTGAAAAAGGCTGTCGTCTCACTTTTTCAGTTAACTGTCCTCCTTCTTCGTGACCTACATATCCTGGAGGAGATCCTACTAATCTAGAAACAGCATGCTTTTCCATATATTCAGACATATCGATTCTAATCATAGCTTCCTCATCATCAAACATAGACTCAGCTAATGTTTTAGCTAGTTCTGTCTTACCTACACCAGTAGGCCCTAGAAAAATAAAGGAACCAATAGGTCGTTTAGGATCTTTAAGTCCTGCTCTAGCTCTACGAACTGCTTGAGATACAGCCTCAATAGCTTCATCCTGGCCTACAATTCTTTCATGCAGTTCTTCTTCTAAGCGCAGTAATTTTTCTGATTCATCTTCAGTTAATTTAGTTACTGGTACTCCACTCCAGTCAGAAACAATTTCTGCAACATCTTCTTTAGTAATTACTGATTCATCTCTTCCCTTCTGATTTCGCCACTCAGTTTTAACTTCTTCTAATTCTTCTTTTAACTCTTTTTCTTTATCTCTTAATTTAGCTGCTTTCTCAAATTCCTGAGCTTTAACAGCAGCCTCCTTCTCTTTTTCAACACTTTCTAGTTCTTTATTTAAATCTTTGATTTCAGAGGGAACTGTATTATCTTCAAGTCTCATTTTAGATCCTGCTTCATCTACTAAATCTATTGCCTTATCAGGCAAGAAACGATCAGTAATATATCGATGAGAGAGCTTAGCTGCTGCCTTAATAGCTTCATCAGTAATCTTAACTCGATGATGCGCTTCATAAACATCTCGCAATCCTTCTAAGATTGCTACTGTTTCTTCTATTGACGGCTCTTCAACTAATACAGATTGGAATCTTCTCTCCAAAGCAGCATCCTTTTCAATATGCTTACTATATTCATCTAAAGTAGTAGCACCAATACACTGTAATTCTCCTCTAGCAAGAGCTGGTTTAAGAATATTGGCTGCATCAATAGCTCCTTCAGCACCTCCGGCTCCAACTAAATTATGGAGCTCATCAATAAAGAGAATTACATCTCCAGCTTCATTAATTTCTTTCATTACTCCCTTTAATCGTTTTTCAAATTCCCCGCGATACTTAGATCCTGCTAATAATGAGCTTAAATCTAAAGCTAATACTCGTTTATTATTTAATGTTTCAGGAACATCATCATTGGCAATCATAAGCGCTAACCCTTCAGCAATAGCTGTTTTTCCTACCCCTGGTTCCCCGATCAAACATGGATTATTCTTCTTTCTTCTACTTAATACTTGAATAACTCGCTGTATCTCCTGTCTACGACCAATTACTGGATCTAATTTTTCCTCTTCAGCTAAAGCAGTTAAATCACGACTGAAATCATCTAATGTAGGAGTACTAGTATTCACTTTCCTGCCTTGTTTATTGAATTTACCTGTACCTTTTGTCGTTCCTAATTCATCCATGATATTCTTTCTTAATTCATTTAATTCTACTCCTGAATTCTTTAAGACTCTTGCTGCTACTCCTTCACCTTCTTTAACTAATCCTAATAAAAGATGTTCAGTACCAATATAATTCTGTCCCAATCGTCTAGCCTCTTCCATAGCTAAGTTTAAAACTTTTTTAGTCCGTGGAGTAAAACTTAGCTTATCTGCCTTTACTGGCCCCTTACTATCACCTATTAATTTATTAACCTCTTCCTTTAATTGTTCTGGTTTGAGTCCAATATCCTCTAATGTCTTACTAGCAATTCCTTCTCCTTCTGATATTAAACCCAGGAGTAAATGCTCAGTACCTACATAACCATGACCTAAATTTTTAGCTTCTTCCTGGGCCAATACTAATACCTTTCTAGCTCTTTCTGTAAAGCGACCGAAGATCATAAATTTGACACCTCCGTTTTTATTTTTCTCTTATTCTCTTTCTGATTAAATTAGCCCTCTTTTCATCTCGCTGCGAAGAATTTAGATCTTTCCCTGTCAATCTTTGCAAAGCAGGTGGACTAATTAAAACCATTAATTCATTAAATATACTTGCTGAAACATCATTTATTATTCCCAAATCTACTCCTAATTTTACATCAGATAATAATTTCATTGCTTCTTTACTTGATATCTTCCGCGAATACTTTAAAACACCATAACTACGATAAATTCTATCAGTTAATTCTACTTTATTCTGCTTCATCAGCCTTTTACGAGCATTACGTTCCTGATTTATAATCTGTTTAATGACCCCTTGTAAATTTTCTATAATTTCTTCTTCTGATGGACCTAAAGTTACTTGATTAGATATTTGATAAATATTACCTAACGCTTCTGTTCCTTCTCCATATAGTCCCCTTACTGCTAATCCTAATTGAGAAATAGCACGTAAAACATCATTAATCTGATTACTCAAATTTAATGCTGGTAAGTGAACCATTACTGAAGCTCTCATTCCAGTCCCAGCATTAGTTGGGCAGGTAGTTAAATATCCATACTCTTCACTGAAAGCAAAATTTAATTTGGATTCTAAATAATCATCGACTTGATCTCCTAACTCCCAAGCTTCTTCTAACTGTAATCCTGAAAACAAAATTTGACTTCTAATATGATCCTCTTCATTAATCATAATACTAACACTTTCATCATCAGTTAAAAGCATAGCCTTATGTTGACCAGGTTCAGCATGTTCAGGACTAATTAAATGTTTTTCTACCATTACCTCTTTTTCTAAAACAGGAATTTTTTCTAAATCTAATAATTTAAGACCAAAATCATTATCCTCTTCTTCTAATAAAGACTCTACTTTATCTATAACTCTTTTAGCTTCTTTATCAGAAGCATAGTTAGGAAA is a window encoding:
- the cysE gene encoding serine O-acetyltransferase, which translates into the protein MRREKSKMLKTIKADIDAVFDRDPAARSLVEVLLTYSGLHAIIMHRIAHWFQNNNFLLVARIISQFSRFLTGIEIHPGAEIGNGFFVDHGMGVVIGETTEIGDNVTLYQGVTLGGTGKESGKRHPTLGDNVMVSAGAKVLGSIEIGDNAKIGAGAVVLKPVPENTTVVGVPGKVVVQDGERIRGEIDLQHGDLPDPVEEMLKCMNNRIERLEKKLKASEQKFNESEKEVEGL
- the gltX gene encoding glutamate--tRNA ligase, with protein sequence MSDIRVRFAPSPTGQIHIGNIRTALFTWLYARKHNGTTVLRIEDTDKKRSTTEFEEIILQETDWLGLDWDEGVRAGGDYGPYRQSNRLDIYEKYIEKLIEEDKAYYCYCTDEELDEMREEAKAKGKPPKYNGKCRNLSEEERKQLEAEGREPAVRFKLPEERKIIVNDLVHGEVEFSSEVLDDFVIVKSDGIPTYNFAVVVDDHLMEITHVIRGEDHLSNTPKQLLIYNALDWAAPDFAHLPMILGSDKSKLSKRSGEAYVYVSEYRKKGYLPEALINFLALLGWSSADDQELFTVEEIINNFSMERVNNSPSVFDVEKLDWMNGHHIREAKLDRIVDLAIPYLQEEDYINDELSDEEYDYVVQIVDVVRDSLDYVAQITDHVDIFFGELEYKDRQEAVECFQQEDVDLVLETLKERLASLDDYSPDVILEEMRSILNDLPVGGRLFYHPARYALTGKGSGPELYKVVSILGKEETINRLDKALDLV
- a CDS encoding HutP family protein, producing MIVKDIMIEDVITVNQNATISEAERIMTVNDIGRLIVENDSGEVVGMITDGDLVKERDFNLKAKEIMTTDLIEVYQTQSIQEVAQIVSDNKIGGVPVFNKEEELVGIVTVDDIVSGYMKEENTAKISPESSAIYLSMTRSREYENYWLDKIKGYGYKAAITQTGANSEDLPIKLRESATVAAIARKVIKERAKEKVAISNAVRDAYNQLNLINPGLGGGFKVAIVRGEGKVAVSVFGKFGHALVDGPDQIALGTSII
- the ispF gene encoding 2-C-methyl-D-erythritol 2,4-cyclodiphosphate synthase, encoding MRVGIGYDVHRLVSGEELILGGVKIDFNSGLKGHSDADVLLHAVMDALLGAMGAGDIGKHFPDSDLAYKGISSLELLLEVNSLLKDNEYSIINLDATIIAQKPRLAPYLDKMKEKIAEILNLSLFQLNLKATTTEGLGYIGNEKGIAAQAIVSLEQV
- the ispD gene encoding 2-C-methyl-D-erythritol 4-phosphate cytidylyltransferase yields the protein MESIAAIIPAAGQGKRMNSKLNKQYLSLLDKPVLAHTLGVFQKSDLITEIIVVVREDEMDYCRQEVINKYNYDKVSALIKGGQSRQESVYNGLQSVDNANYILIHDGARPLLTKDTLHESINQVKNYKAVGVAVPVKDTIKKIDSNGYVEKTPVRDKLWAIQTPQVFEYSLVFEAYNKAIAEGISGTDTSMLVERLDQKVKLIRGSYENFKVTTPIDLINAEAIIKRRMQ
- a CDS encoding PIN/TRAM domain-containing protein encodes the protein MLKRIWRGICTILGAVIGYQIIEVLGLAEKFNFNLDTIDQLLTSNQIYGIVIGGLIGYFLLPVAVERLFQVVLNFEDKLERIPFQDVVAGTAGLIIGLVIGILLIFAFPLSSIPQFGLSLQVLVNLVLGYLGVNLAIKKREEFFKLFESIPNVFNKDKLLSSTSSDEEEQELEAPCKILDTSVIIDGRIADICQTDFIDGVFVIPEFVLEELQHIADSSDILKRNRGRRGLEILNKMQKELDIPVEIYEGDFEDIDEVDSKLVKLAKVLGGKVITNDYNLNKVSELQGVSVLNINELANAVKPVVLPGEEMTVEIIKQGKEPGQGVGYLDDGTMIVVDEGKQHIGDEIDVLVTSVLQTAAGRMIFAKPKVSEQAL
- a CDS encoding CarD family transcriptional regulator, with amino-acid sequence MFEAGDKIVYPNHGAGTITDIEEKEVLGETKKYYVMELPIGEMRVMIPKDNVEDIGIREVISADRVDDVFQVLTGEKSEMSQNWNRRYRANTEKIKSGDIFEVAEVVRNLTLRDIEKGLSTGEKKMLSNSRQILISELVLAEDKDKEEIEEEIDEIFFDNDEEGEDDEE
- the disA gene encoding DNA integrity scanning diadenylate cyclase DisA, which codes for MEREHDEFKEVLEFLAPGTPFREGLENILRAKTGGLIVVGDSEEVLGIVDGGFNINSELTAARLYELAKMDGAIVLSSDCERILCANAQLVPDPELSSTETGTRHRTAERVAKQTGELVISISQRRDIISLYKSEEKYVLEDIRVILAKANQAIQTLEKYRSVLDQTLNKLSALEFQDLVTVSEVATVLQRTEMVLRIGKEIERYIRELGTEGRLINMQLEELLANVKDEGILLIKDYITQSQIELDDDTEDEEVDDENIINSPEDILTNISDFASDDLVSLTTISKRLGYGGNMSVLDLSVSPRGYRLLRKIPRLPMPVIENLVDSFSDFQAILNASIDELDDVDGVGEVRAQAIKEGLKRLRDQSLLEQRMY
- the radA gene encoding DNA repair protein RadA — encoded protein: MAKKKVRYVCEECGYEALKWNGQCAGCGSWNTLVEKIYDKKEEKKKKQKKVKIKTGNKSQQIDQITTATTNRLKTGISELNRVLGGGIVPGSLILIGGAPGTGKSTLLLQLSHQIGSKYGKVLYVSAEESKHQVKLRADRLQVSNSDLYVFTATDYFTIEEEVKDLDPELVIVDSIQTIYDPDYDSVPGSVKQVRECTGKLMRLAKTEGIPVFLVGHVTKEGSIAGPKMLEHMVDVVLYFDNEQQQLYRILRSAKNRYGSTNEIGIFEMKQKGLIEVLNPSQHFITERPKGVPGSVIVPCLEGTRPILVEVQALTSTANYGSPTRMTSGVDHRRVSLILAVLEKHLGLYLQGEDININVAGGMQIEEPGIDLGIAVAIISSFRDLALPDDLLVLGEIGLAGEVRAVSRIENRIHEARKLGFNQFIIPEGNLSSLELDVDDLEIEIFGIEQVSDVLDLILGGE